The nucleotide sequence TGTGCACATACTGAGATTGACAGCTGAGACCTTATCCTCGTACCTCCAATGTTCAAGAGagtacagggccttttctgttatGGTGCTCCAATTGTGGAATGCTATCTCCAAAAATACTCTTTTTGCACCCATTTTTCTCTTAACTTGTGTTCAATTATACCAAAGCTCTATGGTTTTAGTTTCAGGAGCTGTTTATTGCCATTCAAGACCCACACAGTGGGTCCTACAGAGCTTGAAGACTTCCTTCGATTAGAAGACAGAAAAATGATGTCCCTGGACAATTTTCAAAAGACAGTCCTGAACCCAGTAACTATCTCCTGTACATCTTCTTTCCTTTTGACGGCTGTAGATTTTGTCATTTCACCTTAAAGAAAGCTTGTTTTACAGTAAAAGTGAAGCGAAAATTTAGAGAACTAGGCCAAAGGCACAGTGGATGAAGAGAAAGAAGGGCTGGCAGAAGTATAGTTTCCCATGTGATTGTGGGCTGAGAGGAGAGGCTAATGGCCCGGGTGTGGGGGAAGTCTGATAGCAGCGAGTTTAATTAGAAGGAAGCCCCATGGGTTCAAAGTTACTTCCTAGGATTTAGGCTTGCAGCTAGGGGAGTGTGGACAAGTAGTTCTCAGAGCTCTGTGTGTACTACTATCTTTTTGGAGAAGAAAGGCACATAGGTGAGGATTAGAAATCTAGTCCAAATTAATTTGATGTCTCCTCTTTGTCCTGGGACTGCTCTAGGTCCCAAGCCCATGTTGtatatcagggatgtccaacaggtcgattgtgatctactggtagatccccaggaGGTCTTGGTAGACCACGGTTGATCGCTGGGTCCCTTTCCTTAGTGTTGGTAAAATAGAATCTGGTCCCACCCTCCATTGTTGCATGATCTGCAAAACGGAAGATGGACTTTACTCAGCAAGTAAACTCTTTCTCCCTTGAGCTTAGGCTTGAATTCACAAAAATCTGTGCTTTCCTCCtacctaaaaaaagctcaacaacttggaactgaaccccccaaaagggggtagatcactgccagtttttaattctgtgagtagatcgcagtctcttgggagttggcaacCCCTGTTGTATATGGATAATGCACCCACCAGTTCCTAGAAGAGATTTATTGTTTTACACTGGTCAGTTCAAACAAATAAGTATGCCAGCTGCCTTAGACTGTGTCCCAGCAAAGAGTTTCTCTGAATTGGGGAAACTAGTAGATCTTGCTaattatgattcccccccccagcccccaataAAAATTGTTCAAAACCTGCTTTTGTTGAGTCCTGGTTAGTGAAATACAGGAAAGGCTAATAATGTAAATAAACTATGTataaatttcatttttattcttctcAGGCCTGAAGCATAATAATTccatttccctcttctttttATAGAGTATTCCGTATGCTGGGACTATAATTGGGGGTCTTTTGCCTGGAGAGCTTGTGGTCATACGTGGGTCCGTCCCAGAAAGTGCAGAAAGGTAAGACTTCAAATAAGATATTTATAAATAGTCCTCTGGTAGGTGATGGTGGAAGGCAAGCACATAAAGAAATGACAGCAGAACACGTTCCCTCACATATTGAAATGGTTGCATCAAATCCATATGAAATTAAAGCTTTTGAGAAGTGTTACAAATTGCTGGAAGCACTTGCTGCTTCAACATCATAGGTTTCAAATAATGCACGGCTTGGGAAAGTAATTGGCTTCTGCTCCTAAGATCTGAACATTAAATGAAGGTCATGATAAAGTGAATATGCAAGAAGTCTGGCTTACGCAATGACTGAAATGTATGTGTATATTaattaatgttttaaaatgttcactagattttggggtggggtggggtagtaTTTCTGGTAATTGCTAGTGACCTGTGCCATAGCCATGAACACacccacttaaaaaataataataatggctttcATTACATCTATGACATGGACATATATAGACTACGAAGAGCCTTTCTGTGTTTCATACACCATCTTTAGTATCAGAAGTTGAAAGGTGGAACTGATGCTTGTATTCTCATCTTGCTGAGAGTAGTTTGGTATCTTCAGCTGTGAGTCCAGTGACCAAGCTATGGCTAAGCCCTCTGCCAATGTGACTGTGTTGCCATGAGCAGGAGCCAAACTAAGAGTTAGGTGCTCCTATTATCCAGCTCAATTTTCTGGATTCATATAGCAGACATGGAATATAGAGCAAgcaattaaaccacagagcctaggacttgccaatcagaaggtaggtggttcgaatccctgcgacggggtgagctcccgttgctcggtccctgctcctgccagcctagcagttcgaaagcacgtcaaagtgcaagtagataaataggtaccgctccagcgggaaggtaaacagcgtttctgtgtgctgctctggttctccagaagcggcttagtcatgctggccatatgacctggaagctgtacgccagctccctcagccaataaagtgagatgagtgccgcaaccccagagtcggtcacgactggacctaatggtcaggggtccctttacctttacctttaccctattcTCACAGGTAGCAATTATGCAGTTGACCTCTCCTGCCTTAGATAGTTGTTGCATGTTGCTTATGGGAGGGTTGAATTGACCGATGTGTTTCAATTTACTGCCAGGTTCCAGATAGACTTCCAGTGTGGCAATAGCACAAAACCTCGGGCTGATGTAGCCTTTCATTTCAACCCCCGCTTCAAAAAATCTGGTTGCATCGTTTGCAATACCCTACAAAATGAAAGATGGGGCTGGGAAGAGATAACTCACGCAATGCCTTTTGGAAAAGGAAAGCCATTTGAGATTGTTTTTATGGTTCTGCATGATAAATTCCAGGTGAGTTATTAGAAGCtgattacttacttacttagccAATCTGTCATGCCCAAAAGCACAGAGGGTGCAATCCAGCCAAAATCAGGCATTGACGTCACACTGGTTTCAACAGGATTTAAGAGCttaactctcccactgaaattagtagAACTTAAGAAGTGCTTAATTTTGCCTGAATTGCTCCATTTCAAACAACTTGAGTGTTTGTGGATCAGTGCTCTTTATAGCCACTGCAgggtttaatttttgtttttgttttgcttctagaTGAAGTTGTGTTGATGTGAATAAAACATACTGTCATAGTGAATTATAGAGTTgtaaaacataatagaaaaagaGGATGGTATCACTGTTTCTTGACAAGGTTAAGCCATGCAGACTAGTTGCATGGTACAGAATATGTCAGGATGGCACTCTTACCTGTTGGTCTAAGAAGCATGCAGCTAGGAGGAAGAGGTTTTCCATTTCCTGCAAGGATCCACTCTTTCCTGTCTTACATGTAGAAAACTACTGGTTTAATAGTAGTGCGTAGGTTGCAGTAAACCAGAGAGACAAGAAGTGGGAGGCAGCAATGGTTAATGAACCAACACTTGCTAGTAAGATTGTATTCAGGCATCAAAAAACTACATTTGGAGCTGAATGCAACTAATGACAAATATTTCTGCTCAGAATGTGTCTCCTATTCTCACAATTTGCTGTCTTCTTACCAGCACACctgtcacttttttattttaaaggcagTGTTGAAGAAATTGTTCACCCATTTTTCATGAACACATAATTCCTTCTCTTAAAAACTGCATGATCAGGgtgttttttgtcttgttttttaaCATTAACAAATGCTGCAATGGCGCCCATACATCTGCCTGATAAATTGGATGCAGTATACTGCcaaaagggagggagaaaatgtGAAGATGATAAAGTGTCTGTAGTGTCTGAGTTTCGTAAAGTAACCAGGATTTTAGCTTTTGCTGGCAGCTGTAATTCATAAGCTGTTTGGGTGAATGGGTGCAGTGGTGATATTCtcaagctgggggggggattacaaagaaagagaaaagtgtCAATAGCAAAGGAAGCAGCCAAAAAGAGAAATGGACAATTTTCGTTAGCTGAAAATAATAGCAAACCTTTGCAGAGCTGCAGTAAGATAGATGTCATTCCATGACAAAACCAGGACACGAAGCTCAAAACCTGGGATACAGTGCTGATTTATTGCGCTTCCACCTTGTGCAATTAGTATATGGAAAGATACTAGTTGTGTGCGGACACAATTTTAGAAGACAGATTGTCCTTCCAGCTTTTGGGTTTGTGTTGTCCTTGGGACTTACTGCTGACAGCTCAATAACTTACATGCCAGGCTTCCAGAGCATGCAGACCAAGCATTTTGAGACAGTTGAATCAGAGAATATTGTGAAAAGTTGCATCTAGGCGCCTTATTTGTTTTCAGaaatgtaaaaatgagaaactgccaACAGCTTTGTTGGAAGCCAGTTGCATGCCAAAAGAACTTAAACTAAGATGCATTTGCATGAATAAATATAAAGTTCGGATGATAGCATATTTTCACCAAAACTGTGTGAAATAgctgtgtgtttttgtttctattttttccTAGGTATCTGTAAATGGAAAGCACTTGTTGATCTACAAGCATAGGCTTAACCTTGAAAAAATAGATACAATTGGAATATATGGAAATGTGCAAGTCAATATGATAGGATTTGTGTCAAATGCGGTAAGTTATTAAATAACGCAGCGACCTATTTAgggattagatagatagatagatagatagatagatagatagatagatagtattaAGCTTATCTTATCCTTCCTCCAAGgtgatatatattatttatttcccacccccatttttcctcGTCACAACTCTGTTAAGTAGGTTGGATTGAAAGCTAGTGATTGGCCTAATGTCAtttggtgagcttcatggccaagtgcgCATCTGAACATGAGTCCCCCCAAATTCactccaatactctaaccactgcatccACATTGCCTGTCTATATTACAGACATTTTTCTGCTGCTTACAATTTCATGCTGCGGTGGAACACGTAAAGAGCAGCTATGGATAGGTCAGAATAGATCTGATGGTGTGCTTCACTCCCAGCTAGGAAGGGGAGAAAATATTGCCTGCAGCAGCAGTGTGTGATTTTTGACAGAGGAATTGCCCGGTGGCTTGGGCAGTGAGAAATATTGTACCCTGAGCACAGTATTTATATAACTACTAACATGAACAGTTTGGGGCCTAGTGTGTCTGCATGATGTCCTCATATTGTCTATGGAGAGTTCATAAATAATGAAGAGCCTGTTTTGCTTTTGAGGAAGTGATTCCACATTCTCTCCACACAAATTGGTGTATCACTGAAGTGGCAGATATCCTTGCAATGCATTAGTCAGTCTACCTCATTTGACTTTGTGCCTCTGTGGTGACCTTCTATAGAAGAAGTTGTGCGATCTGCCCCTGCTGGATCATCACTGCCTTGCTAATGTGTTTGAGGACCATCTTAAAAAAGTGGGGGTGGGAAATCTGTGaccctctagatcaggcataggcagactcggccctccagatgttttgggactacaactcccatcatccctagctaacaggaccagtggtcagggatgatgggagttgtagtctcaaaacatctggagggccaagtttgcctatgcctgatctagatgttgctgaactccagctcccgtcagccccagccagcatggccgatggtcagggatgtAGGAGGTTTCATCCAACAACAACAGGTCGCAGGTTCCCACCCTGGCTTTAAAGCAATGAAAAACCATCTCTCCTTCAACAGCTTGCTGATGAAACATTCGCAGTTAGAAAGATATTCAGAGATGACAGCTCATTATGTGAGTTTTCTGTGACCTGTGAGTGTTGATCTCTCAACCTGTCTTTTCTCTGCAGTCTTTGCAAGGCTCTCAGCCATCCTTGCTAGGGGCAACAAAGACAAACGCAGGAAATGTAGGTATTCTTCTTATCTGGCTAGGTTCACTGCTTTGTTCTTCTTAGGTTACAGCaaagtctctctttctctttccagcAGGAAGAAGTCCCTGATGTGTCACAGTTTGTAAGTATCAGTTGGCATGTAAACCACATTTGAAACACAATGCAAGAGTTATTAGGGAGTAGGCACAGATGAGCTTTTTCACATGACCCCTTGATGCAGAATTGTGTAGCCTCATTCTTGCTTAAGTGGCCA is from Podarcis raffonei isolate rPodRaf1 chromosome 3, rPodRaf1.pri, whole genome shotgun sequence and encodes:
- the LGALS8 gene encoding galectin-8 isoform X1 yields the protein MMSLDNFQKTVLNPSIPYAGTIIGGLLPGELVVIRGSVPESAERFQIDFQCGNSTKPRADVAFHFNPRFKKSGCIVCNTLQNERWGWEEITHAMPFGKGKPFEIVFMVLHDKFQVSVNGKHLLIYKHRLNLEKIDTIGIYGNVQVNMIGFVSNASLQGSQPSLLGATKTNAGNQEEVPDVSQFVVPYIARLHSPLEPGRTIVVKGEINEKANGFAINLKASDSDDIALHLNPRIRDKAFVRNSYLDSSWGEEEKQIPHFPFAPGMYFELIILCKAHQYNIAINGVHAIEYKHRFKQLGKISILEIRGDLRLLDVRSW
- the LGALS8 gene encoding galectin-8 isoform X2 yields the protein MMSLDNFQKTVLNPSIPYAGTIIGGLLPGELVVIRGSVPESAERFQIDFQCGNSTKPRADVAFHFNPRFKKSGCIVCNTLQNERWGWEEITHAMPFGKGKPFEIVFMVLHDKFQVSVNGKHLLIYKHRLNLEKIDTIGIYGNVQVNMIGFVSNASLQGSQPSLLGATKTNAGNEEVPDVSQFVVPYIARLHSPLEPGRTIVVKGEINEKANGFAINLKASDSDDIALHLNPRIRDKAFVRNSYLDSSWGEEEKQIPHFPFAPGMYFELIILCKAHQYNIAINGVHAIEYKHRFKQLGKISILEIRGDLRLLDVRSW
- the LGALS8 gene encoding galectin-8 isoform X3 — translated: MMSLDNFQKTVLNPSIPYAGTIIGGLLPGELVVIRGSVPESAERFQIDFQCGNSTKPRADVAFHFNPRFKKSGCIVCNTLQNERWGWEEITHAMPFGKGKPFEIVFMVLHDKFQVSVNGKHLLIYKHRLNLEKIDTIGIYGNVQVNMIGFVSNAQEEVPDVSQFVVPYIARLHSPLEPGRTIVVKGEINEKANGFAINLKASDSDDIALHLNPRIRDKAFVRNSYLDSSWGEEEKQIPHFPFAPGMYFELIILCKAHQYNIAINGVHAIEYKHRFKQLGKISILEIRGDLRLLDVRSW
- the LGALS8 gene encoding galectin-8 isoform X4, translated to MMSLDNFQKTVLNPSIPYAGTIIGGLLPGELVVIRGSVPESAERFQIDFQCGNSTKPRADVAFHFNPRFKKSGCIVCNTLQNERWGWEEITHAMPFGKGKPFEIVFMVLHDKFQVSVNGKHLLIYKHRLNLEKIDTIGIYGNVQVNMIGFVSNAEEVPDVSQFVVPYIARLHSPLEPGRTIVVKGEINEKANGFAINLKASDSDDIALHLNPRIRDKAFVRNSYLDSSWGEEEKQIPHFPFAPGMYFELIILCKAHQYNIAINGVHAIEYKHRFKQLGKISILEIRGDLRLLDVRSW